In a single window of the Campylobacter concisus genome:
- a CDS encoding type IA DNA topoisomerase: MQNTIIIIESPNKVNKIEQITGAKVYATKGHFKELTNQIVVDFKNYEPIFDFKEDSKSRINAIFNDCKGKDVVIATDPDREGYGIGYMVYQTIKNIAKSVKRAEFHEITESGIKKGLDSAVPFANSNLKEFDSFKARAVGDKLVGFIMSPTYINKLNDKNNSVGRVQTPALALIVKRELEIKEFLENKANAKIDYKIKVKLKTKDGIEFNAVNDNVFTDRDEANAKISELAGSLAKVYKIDVKQAQQKPKVPFRTSQLQEYANKRLGFSPDKTMSLAQKLFEKGLITYHRTDSNSLSNEFIDEVGVKFGNEEWYEKKEYKAGSQSQAEAHEAIRISHIHDFNQIEEIAKKESLTDDEKSLYELIFLNSVQSQAKNAINENTIYDIDIKTLSFKAKTSKCIYKGFKNAIVATTEDEDDKDKEIQEITLNLAQGDELQILEFNLQEVKKQAPQHYKESNFISLLEKEGIGRPSTYATFLPTLIKREYVSIETKGKNSNIIATPKGINFIETIKTNNDEWITQSEFTKQMESVLDEISNGKVDYLDFIRPLHEKMGFKELNDSIQKPPSEKQLEWAKNIAHSLNMQLPDGIEKDWKICSNFIDKNKDKVIVPPSEKQIELAKKLSKDKGMALPKDYEKNLQICKDFINKAIKKK; this comes from the coding sequence ATGCAAAATACAATAATCATAATTGAAAGCCCAAACAAGGTCAATAAGATAGAGCAAATAACTGGAGCAAAAGTTTATGCTACAAAAGGGCATTTTAAAGAGCTTACAAATCAAATAGTAGTTGATTTTAAGAACTATGAGCCAATATTTGATTTCAAAGAAGATAGCAAAAGCCGAATAAATGCAATATTTAATGATTGCAAAGGGAAAGATGTCGTAATTGCGACAGACCCTGATAGAGAGGGATACGGAATAGGCTATATGGTTTATCAAACTATTAAAAATATAGCAAAAAGCGTTAAACGTGCAGAATTTCACGAGATCACAGAGAGTGGAATAAAAAAGGGGCTAGATAGTGCTGTGCCTTTTGCAAACTCAAATTTAAAAGAATTTGATAGCTTCAAGGCAAGAGCGGTAGGCGACAAGTTGGTGGGATTTATTATGTCGCCAACATACATCAATAAGCTAAATGACAAAAACAATAGCGTAGGCAGGGTGCAAACCCCAGCTCTTGCTCTAATTGTAAAGCGAGAATTGGAAATAAAAGAATTTCTAGAAAATAAGGCAAACGCAAAGATCGATTATAAAATAAAAGTAAAGCTTAAAACAAAAGACGGCATAGAATTTAATGCGGTAAATGACAATGTATTTACAGACAGAGATGAAGCAAACGCCAAAATATCTGAATTAGCTGGTAGCCTAGCAAAGGTATATAAAATTGATGTTAAGCAGGCACAACAAAAGCCTAAAGTACCTTTTAGAACCTCACAACTACAAGAGTACGCAAATAAAAGATTGGGCTTTAGCCCTGACAAGACGATGAGCCTTGCTCAAAAATTATTTGAAAAAGGCTTAATTACTTATCATAGAACCGATAGTAACAGCTTATCAAACGAATTTATAGATGAAGTAGGCGTTAAATTTGGCAATGAAGAATGGTATGAGAAAAAAGAATATAAAGCAGGAAGCCAAAGCCAAGCAGAAGCACATGAAGCAATACGTATCTCACACATACATGATTTTAACCAAATAGAAGAAATAGCAAAAAAAGAAAGCCTAACGGATGACGAAAAAAGCCTTTATGAGCTTATCTTTTTAAATTCGGTTCAAAGTCAAGCCAAAAATGCGATTAACGAAAATACTATATATGATATAGATATAAAGACGCTAAGCTTCAAGGCAAAAACGAGCAAATGTATCTATAAAGGATTTAAAAATGCTATCGTAGCCACAACTGAAGATGAAGACGACAAAGATAAAGAAATTCAAGAGATAACATTAAATCTAGCTCAAGGAGATGAGCTCCAAATATTAGAATTTAATCTACAGGAAGTAAAAAAGCAAGCGCCACAGCACTATAAAGAAAGTAATTTTATATCTCTTTTGGAAAAAGAAGGTATCGGTCGTCCAAGCACGTATGCAACATTTCTACCAACACTTATTAAAAGAGAGTACGTAAGCATCGAAACAAAAGGCAAAAATAGCAATATCATAGCAACGCCAAAGGGTATAAATTTTATTGAAACTATAAAAACAAACAACGATGAGTGGATCACACAAAGCGAATTTACGAAACAAATGGAAAGTGTGCTAGATGAAATTAGCAATGGAAAGGTTGACTATTTAGACTTTATAAGACCACTCCATGAGAAAATGGGCTTCAAAGAGCTAAACGATAGCATACAAAAGCCACCAAGCGAGAAACAACTCGAGTGGGCTAAAAATATAGCACATAGTTTAAATATGCAATTGCCAGACGGCATCGAAAAAGACTGGAAGATTTGCTCTAATTTTATTGATAAAAATAAAGACAAAGTCATAGTACCACCAAGCGAGAAACAAATAGAATTGGCTAAAAAGCTATCTAAAGACAAAGGAATGGCACTGCCAAAAGATTACGAAAAAAATCTACAAATTTGTAAAGATTTTATAAACAAAGCAATAAAGAAAAAATAA
- the ssb gene encoding single-stranded DNA-binding protein has translation MHTYVSVIGNLTRDVELRYTPSGLAIGNTAIASTYKYTINNEKKEEICFIDITFMGKTAEIANQYLKKGSKVFVDGRLKFDQWTDNNGQNRSKHSIVVDKMVMLDGKKQEINEKETPNEREEQTEKTEYVQGE, from the coding sequence ATGCATACATATGTGTCAGTAATAGGAAATTTAACAAGGGATGTTGAGCTCAGATACACACCATCAGGGCTAGCCATAGGCAACACGGCTATCGCATCAACATACAAGTACACTATTAACAATGAGAAAAAAGAAGAAATCTGCTTTATAGATATCACTTTTATGGGTAAGACCGCAGAGATCGCAAATCAATATCTCAAAAAGGGGTCAAAAGTTTTCGTAGATGGTAGATTGAAATTCGACCAATGGACAGACAATAATGGACAAAATAGGAGCAAACATAGCATTGTCGTTGATAAAATGGTAATGCTTGATGGCAAAAAGCAGGAAATTAACGAAAAGGAAACGCCTAACGAGCGAGAAGAACAAACTGAAAAAACCGAGTATGTGCAAGGGGAATAA
- a CDS encoding adenine-specific methyltransferase EcoRI family protein encodes MQNLTQSERAQSWLSDKDKRANIYFMSAKYDVDDEFYTSFDEIRAEIQDYRTHFKGKVVVCPCNDGKKSNFYRYFALNFKSLELKKLITTTYNIKEPKSKGMKIEISESGINETMLQGNGDFRSKEVRHIIASGDIIVTNPPFSLFRDLIEIVEKQNKKFLIVGGTYSITYKKIFELYKNGKIWLGNHQVNIFTRPDGSKKRFSNISWFTNLKSIKHQNGIRLTQKYKGNENKYPEYDNYKIIEVKNCKDIPIDYDGVIGIPLTFFLRHNPAQFKILGCDFEIKDKYPELVKHTYKENNTKSAVLKGQELFTRIIIQRKGGLKPRARILNQF; translated from the coding sequence ATGCAAAATTTAACCCAAAGCGAAAGAGCTCAAAGCTGGTTATCAGATAAAGATAAAAGAGCCAATATCTACTTCATGAGTGCAAAATATGACGTAGATGATGAGTTTTATACGAGTTTCGATGAGATAAGAGCCGAAATACAAGATTATAGAACACATTTTAAAGGCAAAGTAGTAGTATGCCCTTGCAACGACGGCAAGAAAAGCAACTTTTATAGATACTTTGCCTTAAATTTTAAATCCCTAGAGCTAAAAAAGCTAATTACAACGACGTACAATATTAAAGAGCCAAAATCAAAGGGGATGAAAATAGAGATCAGCGAGAGCGGAATAAATGAGACGATGTTGCAAGGGAACGGTGATTTTAGAAGCAAAGAAGTAAGACATATTATAGCAAGTGGCGATATAATAGTCACAAATCCACCTTTCTCCCTTTTTCGCGACTTAATAGAAATTGTAGAAAAACAAAACAAGAAATTTTTAATAGTTGGAGGAACCTACTCAATTACGTATAAAAAAATATTTGAGCTATACAAAAATGGTAAAATTTGGCTAGGCAATCATCAAGTAAATATTTTCACACGACCAGACGGCAGTAAGAAGCGTTTTAGCAACATATCATGGTTTACAAATTTAAAAAGCATAAAACACCAAAATGGTATAAGATTAACCCAAAAGTATAAGGGCAATGAAAATAAATACCCAGAGTACGATAATTACAAGATCATAGAAGTCAAAAATTGCAAGGACATACCAATTGACTATGACGGAGTAATTGGTATACCGCTAACATTTTTTTTAAGGCACAACCCAGCACAATTTAAAATTTTAGGCTGTGACTTTGAAATTAAAGACAAATACCCTGAGCTAGTTAAGCATACCTACAAAGAAAACAACACAAAATCAGCGGTTCTAAAAGGGCAAGAACTTTTTACAAGGATCATCATACAAAGAAAAGGTGGATTAAAGCCTAGAGCAAGAATATTAAATCAATTTTAG
- a CDS encoding AAA family ATPase, with the protein MIVSICNEKGGSGKSTLATNIAINQGIVKGEPLLLVDTDPQKSIATFLNIRNEENHPKAFDFAYKYGEELKVFLQDNKTKRDIVIDTGGRDSREMRIAIALSDIVIIPTIPSQFDVSVLDKMVNIIKMAKEQNTNLQTYIVINRASTNPFLAKKVESLKNFIKEIQEDYIKLAETIIFERERYKIATQLGLSVVEMNDGNKTEQEIKNLCSEIF; encoded by the coding sequence ATGATTGTTTCTATATGTAATGAAAAAGGCGGAAGCGGTAAAAGCACCCTAGCTACTAATATAGCGATAAACCAAGGCATTGTAAAAGGCGAACCACTATTATTGGTCGATACAGACCCACAGAAGTCAATAGCCACATTTTTAAATATACGAAACGAAGAAAATCACCCAAAAGCATTTGACTTTGCATATAAATACGGCGAAGAACTAAAAGTATTCCTGCAGGACAACAAAACAAAAAGGGATATAGTAATCGATACAGGCGGACGAGATAGTCGAGAAATGAGAATAGCAATAGCACTAAGCGATATTGTTATAATTCCGACAATTCCAAGCCAGTTTGACGTAAGCGTCCTTGATAAAATGGTAAACATAATCAAGATGGCAAAGGAGCAAAACACTAATCTGCAAACATATATTGTAATCAATAGAGCGTCCACAAATCCATTTTTAGCCAAAAAAGTAGAAAGTCTCAAGAACTTTATAAAAGAAATTCAAGAAGACTATATAAAACTAGCAGAAACAATTATATTTGAAAGAGAGCGATATAAAATTGCGACCCAGCTAGGACTAAGTGTAGTTGAAATGAACGACGGCAACAAAACTGAACAAGAAATCAAAAATTTATGCAGTGAGATATTTTAA
- a CDS encoding replication initiation protein yields MLKTTRVAHIESNGTLVFRNKMNSILFPVNFTSRDYDIFFTICWYAKQLGYSDSRNYIEMPYSKISQFFAEGLNKTRFNNEVLEFCKKVLGENGSAIYKSLEITNNDEIMTAGVFFISIKAFRNTQILKFKLNTEALDILFGTLKFMRINLHDFISIRSKFAKSLYRLLLQYQNIRSDKDGFKCVNFNRPDFERFMSVPEKYETRDLDRRVINPAIEELNENYFKKIVLEKKIAEGSKKNVIGYSFRFMLNEDA; encoded by the coding sequence GTGCTTAAAACCACAAGAGTCGCTCATATAGAAAGCAATGGAACGCTCGTTTTCCGTAATAAAATGAATTCTATATTGTTTCCAGTAAATTTTACATCTAGGGATTATGATATTTTCTTTACTATTTGCTGGTATGCAAAGCAATTGGGGTATTCGGATAGCAGAAATTATATTGAAATGCCGTATTCTAAGATATCACAATTCTTTGCTGAAGGTCTAAATAAAACTCGTTTTAATAACGAGGTGCTTGAGTTTTGTAAAAAGGTTTTAGGCGAAAACGGATCGGCAATCTACAAAAGTTTAGAGATTACAAATAATGATGAAATTATGACGGCTGGAGTTTTTTTCATTTCTATTAAAGCCTTTAGAAATACGCAAATTTTAAAATTTAAATTAAATACAGAAGCTCTCGATATTTTATTTGGTACTCTAAAATTTATGAGAATAAATTTACACGATTTTATTTCAATTCGAAGTAAATTTGCAAAGTCTCTTTATCGCCTCTTACTACAATATCAAAATATCAGATCCGACAAAGATGGCTTTAAGTGTGTAAATTTTAATAGACCTGATTTCGAAAGATTTATGAGCGTTCCTGAAAAATACGAAACGAGAGATTTGGATCGCCGTGTAATAAATCCTGCCATAGAAGAGTTAAACGAAAACTACTTTAAAAAGATTGTTCTCGAGAAGAAAATTGCTGAAGGCTCTAAAAAGAACGTTATCGGCTACTCTTTTAGGTTTATGTTAAATGAGGATGCTTGA
- a CDS encoding BCCT family transporter, producing MFKFQRSKFNNSVFIPSLVVIVLITAFAAIFPNFSNEFFKGMQNYIAAKFGWFYILAVAVILLSVIILGFSKLGEIKLGADHVKPEHKNISWFSMLFAAGMGIGLVFFGVAEPLMHYLNPPLGDAQTIAAQKLAMNITFFHWGMGAWSVYAIVALILAFFSYRHGLPLTLRSAFYPIIGDKIYGKIGSAIDTFAVVATLFGVATSLGYGVLQVNAGLTHVFGLPTMHITLLIVLCFAATISAASGVDKGIKILSNANIALAICFMFLILFLGDTTQLLKSFVQNSGDYVSTLISNTFNLYAYERQNESWLGGWTLLYWAWWLSWSPFVGLFIAKISKGRTIREFVIGVLLVPTGFTFAWMSFFGNSAIALVQSGFSELATTVNSDSASALFMFLEKFSFSGVLSTIAVFMIVIFFITSADSAAIVMNMLCSNGKDDTPVWQKVFWGVTVGVVAAFLMLAGGLGSLQALTITTAMPFSVVLLGAIFGLFKALRVDVTKKETNNFNNMPLSDLSKPWQERLSAIITLPSKKDGSKFLNEVVLKAFNELKEEFAKNGLEVNVTKAENFVNLNVGLGDEMDFRYGVYLTKSQSPDYTRELEGDDLYYRAEVYLKEGGQDYDVLGWSEATLINDVIEQYRKHMQFLHVVRR from the coding sequence ATGTTTAAATTTCAAAGATCAAAATTTAACAATTCGGTGTTTATACCATCGCTTGTTGTCATAGTTTTAATAACGGCATTTGCTGCGATATTTCCAAATTTCTCAAATGAGTTTTTTAAAGGTATGCAAAACTACATCGCAGCGAAATTTGGCTGGTTTTACATCCTAGCCGTCGCCGTCATACTGCTAAGCGTCATCATTCTTGGCTTTAGTAAGCTTGGCGAGATCAAACTAGGAGCTGATCACGTAAAGCCAGAGCACAAAAATATCTCGTGGTTTTCTATGCTTTTTGCCGCTGGCATGGGCATAGGTCTAGTGTTTTTTGGTGTGGCCGAGCCGCTCATGCACTATCTAAACCCGCCGCTCGGCGACGCGCAAACTATCGCAGCGCAAAAGCTTGCGATGAATATCACATTTTTTCACTGGGGCATGGGCGCATGGTCGGTCTATGCTATCGTGGCGCTAATTCTAGCCTTTTTCTCGTATAGACACGGCTTGCCACTCACGCTTAGATCGGCATTTTATCCGATCATCGGCGATAAAATTTATGGCAAGATAGGTAGCGCCATCGATACATTTGCCGTCGTAGCGACCCTTTTTGGTGTGGCGACCTCGCTAGGATACGGCGTACTTCAGGTAAATGCCGGTCTTACGCACGTTTTTGGCCTGCCGACTATGCATATCACGCTTCTAATAGTGCTTTGTTTTGCAGCTACCATCTCAGCGGCTAGCGGCGTGGATAAGGGCATCAAAATCTTATCAAACGCAAATATTGCGCTAGCTATATGTTTTATGTTTTTGATACTATTTTTGGGCGATACGACGCAGCTTTTAAAGTCGTTTGTGCAAAACAGCGGCGACTACGTCTCTACGCTCATTTCAAATACCTTTAATCTCTACGCCTACGAGAGGCAAAACGAGAGCTGGCTTGGTGGCTGGACGCTGCTATACTGGGCTTGGTGGCTATCTTGGTCGCCGTTTGTGGGGCTATTTATCGCTAAAATTTCAAAAGGTAGGACGATAAGAGAATTTGTGATCGGCGTGCTTCTCGTGCCAACTGGCTTTACCTTTGCTTGGATGAGCTTTTTTGGCAACTCAGCGATCGCGCTTGTGCAAAGTGGCTTTAGCGAGCTAGCGACCACGGTAAATTCTGACTCAGCCTCAGCACTTTTTATGTTTTTGGAGAAATTTAGCTTCTCAGGCGTGCTAAGCACCATCGCAGTCTTTATGATTGTCATATTTTTCATCACTTCTGCCGACTCTGCGGCGATCGTTATGAACATGCTTTGCTCAAACGGCAAGGACGATACACCAGTTTGGCAAAAGGTCTTTTGGGGCGTTACGGTGGGCGTCGTGGCGGCATTTTTGATGCTAGCCGGCGGTCTTGGCTCGCTTCAAGCTCTCACGATCACCACGGCAATGCCATTTTCGGTGGTGCTTTTGGGTGCGATTTTTGGGCTATTTAAAGCCTTGCGCGTCGATGTGACCAAAAAAGAGACAAATAACTTTAATAATATGCCTCTTAGCGATCTTTCAAAGCCTTGGCAAGAGCGACTAAGCGCGATCATCACGCTACCTAGCAAAAAAGACGGCAGTAAATTTCTAAACGAAGTCGTGCTAAAAGCCTTTAACGAGCTAAAAGAGGAATTTGCCAAAAACGGCCTTGAGGTAAATGTAACAAAAGCTGAAAATTTCGTAAATTTAAACGTCGGACTTGGCGACGAGATGGACTTTAGATACGGCGTATATCTCACCAAAAGCCAGAGCCCGGACTACACTAGAGAGCTTGAGGGCGACGATCTTTATTACAGAGCCGAGGTATATCTAAAAGAGGGCGGTCAAGACTACGACGTGCTTGGTTGGAGCGAGGCCACGCTGATAAACGACGTAATCGAGCAATACCGCAAACATATGCAGTTTTTGCATGTCGTTAGAAGGTAG
- a CDS encoding DKNYY domain-containing protein, with protein sequence MRKITIRFVYFLVILTLFFVLAMLYLWHEGEYQRGFANIDNSEFYRSPEGKIYVQISGSGKYELKGVDEASFRVLKLKHAYDYSNVGADKNHVYCAREILPGLDPNSTKVLGNGYLSDGKVSYYCATRSEKEAGFSEFSAIVKNLVHVFIKSYDDSPYFYRTKRVESTNLEPIFDAGFARDGATLYYKGEKLDADTNELRYITTESGAPSGYYTDGKSLFLGFYKLDAGYTDEVRQICYDPKHDIEYLFEPKSGAAFANERKFSAQNMPYSAIHSVDNVHSFWPLFASKDGIYFWNSSKNEQAKISDYQLKGELKRLYADIFIDESSAYFLQQGEECRRSKHGRHLEAQTVSLYKFAPSSSWREVGQVKDGEYGAVYANGEKVYFFSKIKPFYGIKHSVYEVAGPSVIEILTRASKELSAKDISDMIKRGELVEASGEEVARSRVEYDSPKIILYITFGVAFFVIVLTTLAKPKRDKSDLR encoded by the coding sequence ATGAGAAAAATTACTATTAGATTTGTTTATTTTTTAGTTATCTTGACGCTATTTTTTGTTTTGGCGATGCTTTATCTCTGGCATGAGGGCGAGTATCAAAGAGGCTTTGCAAATATTGATAATAGTGAGTTTTACCGCTCACCAGAGGGTAAAATTTATGTTCAAATTTCAGGCAGCGGCAAGTATGAGCTAAAAGGTGTCGATGAGGCTAGTTTTAGGGTCTTAAAGCTAAAACACGCGTATGATTACTCAAACGTAGGAGCTGATAAAAATCATGTCTATTGCGCTAGAGAAATTTTGCCTGGCCTTGATCCAAACAGCACCAAAGTGCTTGGCAATGGCTATCTAAGTGATGGCAAGGTAAGCTATTATTGCGCTACTAGAAGCGAGAAAGAGGCGGGATTTAGCGAATTTAGCGCCATTGTGAAAAACCTTGTTCACGTTTTTATAAAAAGCTACGATGATAGCCCTTATTTTTACAGGACAAAAAGGGTCGAAAGCACAAATTTAGAGCCTATCTTTGACGCTGGCTTTGCAAGAGACGGAGCTACGCTTTACTACAAGGGCGAAAAGCTTGACGCAGATACTAACGAGCTAAGATACATCACGACAGAAAGCGGCGCTCCTAGCGGATATTACACAGACGGCAAAAGCCTATTTTTAGGCTTTTATAAGCTTGATGCTGGCTACACAGATGAGGTGCGCCAGATATGCTATGACCCAAAGCACGATATAGAATATCTTTTTGAGCCAAAAAGTGGGGCGGCGTTTGCAAATGAGCGTAAATTTAGCGCTCAAAATATGCCTTATAGCGCCATTCATAGCGTGGATAACGTGCACTCGTTTTGGCCTCTTTTTGCCAGTAAAGATGGAATTTACTTTTGGAATAGCAGCAAAAACGAGCAAGCTAAAATTTCAGACTACCAGCTAAAAGGCGAGCTAAAAAGGCTCTATGCTGACATTTTTATAGATGAGAGCTCAGCGTATTTCTTGCAGCAAGGCGAAGAGTGTCGGCGCTCAAAGCACGGCAGGCACTTAGAGGCGCAAACAGTCTCTTTATATAAATTTGCCCCAAGTAGCTCTTGGCGCGAAGTAGGGCAGGTAAAAGATGGCGAATATGGCGCAGTTTATGCAAATGGCGAGAAGGTCTATTTTTTTAGCAAGATAAAGCCATTTTACGGCATAAAGCATAGCGTTTATGAGGTGGCGGGTCCTAGCGTCATAGAAATTTTAACAAGAGCGTCTAAAGAGCTTAGCGCAAAAGATATCAGCGATATGATAAAGCGCGGCGAGCTAGTGGAGGCAAGCGGCGAAGAGGTCGCAAGGTCGAGGGTAGAGTATGACTCGCCAAAGATCATTTTATATATCACATTTGGCGTCGCCTTTTTTGTCATAGTGCTAACAACTCTTGCAAAACCAAAGAGAGATAAAAGCGACTTGAGATAA